The following nucleotide sequence is from Primulina tabacum isolate GXHZ01 chromosome 2, ASM2559414v2, whole genome shotgun sequence.
CCAATCAACGCAACAATCGACCTTGGCGTCCTTCCACACCCGATCTTCATAATCAAGGACAACAGTCAAATGCTCCGCGTAACGACCGTCATTCACCCCGTCCATATCTTGGATATTGCCAAGGATGTGGTGCTCAAGGACACACTGCCAAATGTTGCTCCCTTTATCGACTTGTCAACACTCAATCTCCTTCTGCTCCATTGTCACCACAACCACCGGCTCCACGTCATGCTTCTCCATGGCAACCACGTGCACATTTTGCATCTCTCGAGACCACCAACACCCCCACATGGCTACTTGATAGTGGGGCGTCGCACCATGTCACCACAGATTTGAATAATCTTTCAATTCACACTCCTTATGTAGGGTCTGAGGACGTTATGATCGGTGACGGCTCGGGTCTTAACATTACCCACACTGGTTCCACCACTCTTCCTACTCATGCTCGCACTTTTAATTTACATAATATTCTATGTGTGCCAAACATGAAAAAGAACCTTATTTCTATCTATCAATTTTGCAATACCAATAATGTTTCTATTGAGTTCTTACCCTCTGTTTTTCATGTTAAGGATCTAAGCACAGGGGCAATCCTATTGATGGGAAACACTAAAGATGGCGTCTATGAGTAGCCAACCTCCTCTCCAACGCTGTCTTCTCCACTAGTTGCCTTTTCCAGCGTCAAGACCACTTCCTCTGCATGGCACTCTAGATTAGGTCATCCATCATCACCCATTCTACAACATATTATGTCAGTATTTTCCTTACCTCACTCTATGTCACAAAAATCTCATTGTAATGCATGTTTAAGTAATAAAAGTCATAAGCTTCCTTTTTCTACATCTACACTTACTTCTTCTCACCCTTTACAAATCATATTTTCAGATGTTTGGACCTCCCCCGTTTATTCTGTGGATGACTTTAAGTATTATGTTATTTTTGTTGACCATTTTACACGTTATGTTTGGTATTATCGCTTAAAGAAGAAATCTCATGTATGTGATGTCTTTATTCGTTTCAAAGCACTAGTagaaaataatttcaaacacTCCATTGTCACTCTCTACTCTGACAATGGTGGAGAATATCAAGCATTAAATCAATTCTTATCCCTTCATGGACTTTCTAATCTCACTTCCCCCCCACATACACCCGAACACAACGGTTTCTCTGAACGCCGACATCAACATATAGTTGAAACTGGCATTTCTCTACTTACTCACGCCTCCCTTCCCCTCATATATTGGAACTACGCCTTTGCCACCGCTGTGTATCTCATTAATCGCATGCCTACACCCACACTCTCCCTTTTCTCTCCTTACCAATCCATTTTTCGTTATCCCCCAAACTACACGAAACTACGTATCTTTGATGCTTATTCTATCCATGACTTCGTCCCTATTCTCATCATAAACTTGAGTCTCGCTCCATCCCTTGTGTGTTTGTTGGGTACTGTCTCACCCAAAGTTTGTATCTTTATCTTGATCCTTCCACCTCCAAAATCTACACATCTCGTCATGTCAAATTTGTGGAATCTGTTTTTCCATTCAAATCCATCCAAAGTCATCTTAGTCGTACAAATGTACAAACACTCACAAATTGGTTTCCGTCAGCATCACTTCTTCCCAATACGGTTGCGCCACTCAATACGTCCTCCATAGCTTTGCCACCAAGCTCGGATACATCCCACACCCAACCTCTAGTCGACCATCTCACATCCGCCGACACTATGCTGAGCCACATTTTGACAGACCAAGCCACACCACCTGATTGCCACGAAAATTCCACACACACTGACCCAACTAATCTCTCATCTACTTCCTTACCACTGCCACCCGACTTTCCTACTCCAAGCCCAATCACCAACACCCATACCATGACCACTCGTGCTAAAAATCAAATCCATAAACCCGTCCAAAAACTTAATCTTATCGCCACTTTCCCCTCAAACCATCATCTTGAGCCGCACACATTAACCCAAGCCCTTAAAGATCATAAATGGCGTCATGCTATATCTGAGGAGTATGATGCTCTTGTGCGGAATGGAACATGGGAACTTGTTCCCCCTGCATCAACGCAAAACATTGGCGGTTGCAAatggattttcagaattaaACGTTTACCTAATGGCTCGGTTGACAAGTACAAAGCACGACTTGTTGTTAAAGGGTTTCATCAACGTCCTGGTGTTGATTATTATGACACATTTAGTCCAGTTATTAAACCAACCACTGTTCGCTTGGTCCTTAGTCTTGCTGTTAGTCAAGGGTGGTCTCTTCGTCAACTTGATGTTAACAACGCCTTCCTTCAGGGTAATCTCTCTGAAGATGTTTTCATGTCACAACCACCAGGCTTTATTGATCGTGACAATCCCACACATGTATGCAAGTTACGCAAGGCTAtctatggtctcaaacaagcaccTCGGGCCTGGTACAATGAGCTACGACACTTTCTTCTAGCCTCTGGGTTTACAAACTCTCATGCGGACACATCACTATTTGTCTTCAACACCAACGGCATTCTACTCTATCTACttgtgtatgttgatgacataattATTACAGGATGCAATGCTACTATAGTTCAACAGTTTATTGATCTTCTCGGCAAAAGATTCTCCATCAAAGATCTTGGTGCTTTAACTTACTTTCTTGGTGTTGAAGTTGTCTCTACTTCCACTGGTTTACTTCTCTCTCAGCGAAAATATATCATCGACCTTCTCACTCGCGCAAATATGATAGGAGCCAAATCCATCTCCACACCCATTGCCACTGAGCCAACACTTACAGCTCTTTCCGGCACCGCTTTATCATATCCTTCTGAATATAGAACAATTGTTGGCAGTCTCCAATACTTATGCCTCACTCGCCTTGATATTGCGTATGCTGTCAATAAGTTGTCTCAGTTCATGCACCGACCAACTACCGATCATTGGACAACAGTCAAACGCTTACTTCGCTATCTTTCTGGTACAACTGATCTTGGTATTGCTTTGCATCGTGACACATCTCTCTCTCTTCATGCCTTCTCCGATGCTGACTGGGCCGGTAATAAGGATGACTATACCTCCACCAGTGCTTACATTATTTATCTTGGTCGTAATCCCATATCTTGGTCCTCCAAGAAACAACGTACAGTTGCCCGCTCCTCCACTGAAGCCGAATATCGTTCAGTTGCCTCTACAGCTGCTGAGCTACGATGGATTTGTTCTCTTCTAACTGAGCTTGGCATCTGTCTTCATGTTGCTCCAGTTATCTACTGTGACAATGTTGGTGCAACCCATCTTTGCTCCAATCTTGTCTTCCACTCTCGAATGAAGCATGTTGCAATAGATTATCACTTTATCCGGGACCAAGTACAAAGTGGAGTTTTACGTGTCTCTCATGTGTCCTCAGAAGATCAACTAGCCGATGTCCTGACCAAGCCTCTTCACCGCACTCACTTTCAACTTTTAAAAGACAAGATTGGACTCTCTGCCCGAGCTCCATCTTGAGGGGGCATATTAGAGGAATTATTTTATTACTTATGTTTAATTATCTCGTGTATCTTCTATTTATGATTTGCATATGCCTATACTATTATCATATCTCATAGATTAGGTAATTAGCCATAGTTagaatatttaattgatttgaATGAGATTTGGTCCACAACCCAATCTCTTGTACGTGTATATATTCTTCACCATTATTCAATGAGAATACAAGTCATTATTTCAAATCTCTTTAGAGGGCACCTACTTGTAATCTAATGAGTTATGCTGTTAGACTAATGAATTCGGGGAGATGCGTGTCTATCTGTTGGTTTTGTCATATACCTTTTATAGATCAATTTTACTTTTCCCCTTGGTTTTTATCATCAGTAGAGATAGTATTACCCGTTAAGATTTTACGTCACTTTTTTATGATCCACTTAGTCCACCAGGTCAACATGCACAATGTTATCAGCTTGACGTACAAAAACTTTTTAAAAGTTCTCATATCTCAATACTTTTCTCACTCATGTAGAAAACAATAAGTTATCAGATAGGTGGACGAAGGCTTTGAAAGAGCAATTTTGGAATATGAAATGACTTCACCAAATAAATCTATTATTTGAATTCTCATATATAGTATtattgtaataataataataatagaaaaAAAACATTGTATTGGTGATAACTTTAGGACATCgtattattttttttcccattaattaattaattattattatatcccAATAACTTTAGAACTCGTGATTATTTtacatttatatatttaattttcacTACTATttatcatattaaataaaatatacttttatataatattatatttttcaacGTTTCAAAATAGCGTCGTCGTGAAACTTTGGAATATTGACTATcgataaattattattattattatgaatcTTAATTAGAACTTCAAGAAAAAGtaatcaaaatttattcatttaataaatcacaaaaaatttaactttttgaaaaatatttatttattgtttaaaattttgatagataaaataatatataattatttatatatatatttttatatttttattagtaACACTCCACTCAATcaagataataaaaaaaaatcgatttaAAAACATAAGATTGTTTATCTTCATTTAAAcatcatttcaaattatataaatattttttacatactaaaattttataataatacttcaattttaaatatatttattatgttatatcaataactttaataattatttaaatactaattcTTACTCATTTTAGTCATTAATTAATAACATAAAATAACAGAATCGCGAATTTGGTAAATTTGCTGTGGCGATGTTGGGCCGTGTTCCTCTCATATCGATCTAAAGTTATTGTCATTCGTCCGATTTCTCACTTTTAGGGATTgtctttcaattcaatttcaatttattttattttattttacctcACAATTCAGTTGTGGCAGTCTTTGTTATTATGCAAGTTTTGTCGAGATGGAGAATTTTTGTGATCCTCGAGGCCCCGATTGCTCAATCCCTCAGGACAGCAACAACGGCAAATCTTTTGACTACCCATTATGCTTCATTCCATTCTACTGATGCTTGTTTCGAGAAATGGAAACAGAAGTTTAATGGTGTAAGTTCGGTCTTAATTTTGTTCCTCCTTTGAGTTTATTTGTGTTTTCGCGATATTGGTTTTGCACGAATCAAAGAAAATATTGGGTAGTGAGAAGGAATTGTGCATGCTACTAAGGTGGTGTAGAAGCTCTTAAACTTGACTGTAACTTAAAGTTTGCTACTTGGCTCTGGTATTGAGGTTGATTGATTATTATCAAGAAATGCAAATTTTTGTCTGGAATCTGGATGATTGTTTCTATTTATGTTATGAAAGTAACTATGCGATCGTCATTACCTGTGCTAATAATTCAGTTTTGTACTTTAGGAAAGGAAGTTTATTGTCAATGAAATGAGCGAGAATTGGTTATTAGACGAAGTTTTGAACTTTTGCTGCTTCTGCCATTCGTGAGTTCACTGACCTGATAACTGTTTAGAAAAAATAGTAACTAAGGTGGTGATGGACAGATTTTCTAATCATCAAATGCATGCAACTATATATTATGTAAGAAGCTGAGGtttattatgatttatatttttaaatgacaagaggttttaaaattttgtcttTCTTTACATTGGATGTGATAATTTTGAGCACTGGCTAATGGTGGAATCCGTTTGTATAGGTCTACAGGATTATGCTACTCAGTCCTAAAAAGTTAGAGTACTGTCAGTTGTCAACtcataaaacttaaataaaGTTCATTATTATTCACATACCATCTAATTCGAAAACATTAGTTAGGGGGAACGTTTCTGAAGTTGATCTTGTAATCTTGATAGAATTTGTGATGCCTTGGTTATATTTGTGTTCGATAGTTATGTTGGTTCTTTGAGTCTACTGCATTAGTTTATTTTTATGCGTGAATTTTGACAATTTGAAGTGTATTGCAGGATGTAGGAAGCAACCAGCAACCATCAAAGGTAAAGAAACTAGCATAACTTTTTAGAGTTTGATTGTTCCATCTTTATCATAATATCACAGAACTGTGATTTTTAGCTTATGGTTATTAAACAGCCATAACTAAACTCTGCTAATAAGTTAAACCCATTTGAGACACTTATATAATTCAACTTTCAAGGCCCTCTTCTTGCACTCTTCTCTATGTTGCGCCCTTTCTATAGCCAAAATcacaaatttaaataattttagtgacaTCATTAGTTGTTATTGTCATCCTTATTTTTGTGCTTGTGCATTGTTATTTAAGGTTGTAGTTCCATCAATTTTGTGGTGCATCAACTACTTCTACATTATTGTTTGTTGTGAATGGACTGAAAGTTGACCTTTGACGCTGTTCTACCATTTATTTCTTGTGTAGTTAATATTCATATTCAACACAAAAGTGGCTTCTACAGTCGACATCTTTGGCGTAAATTCAAATTCATCCATTAGGATTTCTGTTTAGATACTTAATCAACTCTGTTTCACTTACACTTTCTCTTGAAGTTTCATTGCATGACCTATTAGCTCAATACCTATGTAATTAGTGAAATCCAAGATTGTGAGCATTTTTAAAAATCAGATATCATTATTCTTTCACCCATCAGTCCAACAACTTTAGAACCTCTTGATtggaattaattttgcaataaTTTCTTAACTAAGGAATCCAAATTTGTTAATGTACATGTAAACCCCTAGTGCATGTTTTTCTTTTATGTTTCTCAAATTTTATTCAGATGATTCAAAACTATTTAGGTTGTAGGTGTAAGGGGTTTTGTAAATGGCGCGTCCTTGTCTTGTCTATACTTGCATTTGGCTCCTCCTAAGGCTTTGAGAACTTTAATTGTCTAAGTGCTCATTTGTTTTTGCAACTGTAGTTCTGAAACCATTTGAGAGAACAAGAGGTATCCATTAAACTTTATTAGCTTCCTTTCTCCCAATTCCCAATGTTCAGGCTTCTGGGTTTCCTTTAACAATCCATGCTCTTTAAAGACAAATTTCTTAACCTAGGACAAAGTTTTCTTTGTACTTACAACCTCGACCTGCACTATCAGCATGCTTCATCGGTCTATATAAGAACTAGAATCCTGAAATTATGAGTTACCAATATGTGGGTGTTATGTAATTTCCAAAATGAATGTGTTTTTGGgtcatttatttttcatgttactGAATTTCTTTTGATCTGTGGCTCATTCATTATGTACGTACCAATGTGTGGATGCTATGTAATTCTAAAAAGAAGGTTTTTCTGGTTAAATTATTCTTCATTTTGCTAATTTTTTGGAAGTTCTTTCAGGATTATATAAGGTATGCAGTTCGGCAGAAGCGTGCTGACACAAAGAAAGCTCTTAAAAATTTACTCTTCAATGGGGGCTGCTCAACATCGAAGGCTGAGGTATTCATTTGGCCTGTTTTACATATGTTTTCTGTGGTTGACATCCAGCGTAGCATTGTCTTTTCGCTTTTGCTATATCTATACACAATTTCATGTTTTTATACACAATTTCATGTTTTTATACATGGATGTAATAGATCAAATATGTATCAAATATCAATGGTTATGTGGTTTATTTTCAATGTGATTTTAATAAGGACCAAGCAGCATATTATGAACTAACAATTCTTCTTGTTTATCAACTCTTGTCCCCAATATATCTCTTTCCTCGGGGTATCCCAAATTGAAGTCAACCATCAAAACAGTTTACTGATTTTTCAGTGCACTTGTAAATTGGGATCTGATTTACGTGTCCAACACTGCTCTGATGTTTTCTGGGCAACATGAAATAAGAAGTTGTAGATGTCCATTCACTTTCTGTTCAACATAAAGCTTGTAGTTGAAGAGTCATAGCTGTCATAGTTGAAGAGTTAGAGTATTCAAATCATGAGAATAAAATGACTTGAATTGTGCAATTCAGAAGTCTCATATTTCTGGCCAAGTAATTTGATTAAGGGATTTAATATGGCCCCATGGTATCAACAAGGATGagtaaaaaaattgtttaaaaaGCGATTAGGCACACCTAAAGTAAAATCCATATGCTGCATGTGCTCATGGTTCATCTTAGATAAAATACttgaaattgaaaaaattaGAATGTAGGTTTTTGATGATCTTAAACTTTACTTTTTCTTGACATTGGATTCCCTAGTTTCATATAATGTCTTCGCTGTGCAAATTTTTGTTGAactatttaatgtttttatgaTTTCTTAAAAGCTTTCCTATGTGAAAGTTGAATCTATCAGCAATTGTTTTTGTTGCCAGTCGTTCCTATCAATGGAAAGCTTTTTGTTTTTTACCCTGACTTCCTTGCATTGAAAGAATTTGGTTCGTGTCTCGTTGTGTAGAAGCCTTTTTCGAAGATCGAAGCAGACTACGGGGACCAGTTAAACAAGAAATCTCGAATAAGGCCTGCTCGCCAAGCTCGGAGAGCTCACCACAAGAAGATAAAACGTTAGTTTATTTTCAATCTTGTATGGTTGAGTTTTTGTGATAGTTTCTCTTGGATCATGTATATGATCGTTCTTCTCCAAATGCCTCTGCACTGTATCAGATCACCGATTTAGCACTTCTGCacttgtcatagtatttatcCTTGTGAATCACATGGAAGGGTCACCGACTTGAAGTTTTTTGTCTAGGACGTCAATGGAAGCAAAATTTGTTGATACTAGAACGTAGTCCTATCTGTGCAAATGGATTAGTTGATTATTCTGGTTAAGGGGTCTGGCCCGATTCCTTAGCCCTGGCGAACTCAACGAAGTGAGAACATGTATTGAATTTGTGTCCAAACATCATTGACCAGTCTTGATTTACTTTCCAACTGCAGGTTTCCATTTAAAATTATGAGAGTCCAGGATTTTGTTCTCGTGGAGTTATATTAATATACATTCTTATGGgggatatattttttattgtgattatGATAATTCTGGAGAACTGTCTGATTTCCTTTTCCTATAGATGGCCCTCCATGTGACTGTTTACTCTTTAACAGAATACTTCTTCCGACTCCTATACTTGCTATCCTAAAATAATTCACAATAGCTATTGTTCTGCTATAAGCTTACAAATGTTTTTGGTGCAGTCTAATTAGGTATTGTTATGATGTGTCCAGGAGCATATGTAGTGATTTGGACAATaccttttttttcaattttcaggAAAGCATCGGAGAGAGAATTTCCTTGACGATTTTGATGAATACCCTGAGAGAATATTTGAAGCTACCTTTGGGAAAAGATGCTTCGAGTGGACCTTCAAACCCTGGGAGATGGGATTTGATTGGAGAGAAACTTTGGACTGGAGTAAGAGCTCATACCAAGAACATGGTGGGAAGAGTCAAATAGAATCTGATGACGAGTCTTTCATTATCGGAAGTTATGCTGATAGGAGAATTCTTGGCTTACCAACAGCTGGCACATTGAAAATTGAGGATGTCAAGTCTGCGTAAGTACTTAAATTACGAAGGATGGCAATGCTTGTAGATTCTGTTATTATTGATGTTAAACTACCAGAATTGTGGTTCATGCAGTTTTCACCGGTCAGCTTTGAAGTGGCACCCCGACAAGCATCAAGGCCCTTCACAGGTTGGCTTTTATCTTCATCTTCTATGTTATCCCTAAAAAAGTTAAACCGTTATTTTTCGTAGTGTGTTGCCATGGTaattcatttaataatataccTCCATCCTCATGTCTTGACCATCTCATTAAATTTGAGTCAATCCATGTAAATGAACGTTATTTGTTCCTCCTTTTTGTTTGCTGAAAGATGGATGCAAATGATATTGTGGATATGCAACTTGACTGGGAATTTGCGTTCCTATGGGTCTGCATCCGCTAGTTCTATAGAAAGTAAGTTTCAAAAACTGATGAGAGTTGGATAAGCCATTAGGTTGCAGGTCTCCCAACTCTGTAAGAAATCAAGATCAATTTAGGTTGTATCCGTTAGTTTGGAAATGAATTCTTTAGGACTCAAAGCCCAAAAATTGTAGACAATAGGTGGTTATTTTGTGTCACGTCGAGTATGAGCACTTGGAAAATGCATCGTTTTCACAGAAGTTTTTGAGTCCGAGTTCTACTGATTTAGTTGATGGCTCATCTGTACAATCATTGTTTCAAACATGGCAAGATCATTGAACGGATTCTGTTTCCTGGTGAATCTTTCGGGCTAATGCATGTTGTGGATTTTGCAGGCAGATGCAGAAGAGAAATTCAAAAATTGTGCCAACGCATACAAATCACTGTGCAATGCACTCGCAACGGCTTGAtcttttctttaattctttcatttcagctaAATTATTCAGATCCCCTGTTAGAGGTACACTCATTTGTGACTAAATAAATATGCTCGGTCCCCTGAACGTATATTTCTTGATAATCTAGTTCAACCAAATGAGTcgagcttcttctattcaaACTTAAATCCAGTTTAATTTGAGTCTAATACACtttaatttcaataatatatttgtGGTAGTTTTGTTGTAATATCACAAGCATGTAAATAAACGTAGCATTTCACTTAAGGTAACAATGGCATGATGAACCTATCAGTTTTGGATAgtaaaaagacaaaaacttgtgtgtgtgagacggtctcacacaagttttttgtgatacggatcttttatttggatcattcatgaaaaaatattaatttttatgctaagagtattactttcacagataaagattcgtgagatcgtcttacaacTCTAATAAAAATTATACAGAGCTCTAACATTAATGATTAAATTTACTTATTACAAAGTAATTAAAGTTAAAAGTTAAATTTATCTAGCAAATACCACAATTACAATACACTCGCAATAAAAACAAAGAAGAACAGAGGATGAAACCATGAATCCGTAGATGAAGACCAAGAAGCCGAAATGCAGAGCCCAATTCCTCTTGAACTTATCGAAATAACTTTCCGATGGCTCCTGGTAATGAATCTCAAACTCCTCCCCCATATCCTCCAGAAACCCGCCGCCGCACAGCCTCATTTTCAGCTGCCGCAGCGGCTCAGTGGCCAATCCAAGCGTCAACTTGTGGCACCGTCGCTGATACTTGAATCCGTTGATGCATCGGAGGGCCTGGGCGACCGACACGTAGAAACGTAGAAAGATGAGATGGGCCAGGGAGAGAAGCCTAATGGGCATCCAGCATCGGCGACCTTGGAGCCGTGGAGACTGGGCCTGGCCCAGAAAGAACAGGCCTAGGAAGATGAAAAAGAAGTGGAAGTACTcaattatgggcagaacgggTGGCTTAATTATAGGCAGTCCGGTGAAACTCGGGctctgatatcatgttaagattggaacttggacctaactcaaccccaaaagctagctcaagggtgGAGGATTGTCtaagaccatatatacaactcccaagttatttatccaaccgatgtgggacaatcaACATCGACGGCTCTTTTTTTTCCAGGGTTTTCTCGAAATGGATCTGGATGATGGTATTAAGGGCTTGGAGGGCTGTCTCCTTCGGAATTAGACTTCGGTGGTGGTGGGTTCGTAATCCGCCATGGAAAGATTTGAGCTGCACAGGCAGCTGTTTCAACAGTTCGTAAATGGGAGTCAATTTACAATTTTACCCTCGGAATCATTTATTACCTAGTGCAACATCAAACGTAACGTCAATTTTGTAATTAAGTTATACAATAAAGataattttgtaatttaaataaaaaaaataggtaATATGATAACATGAAAAGTTCATACCACATACTAATAGACTCTCAACCTTAAAATgataataaatatatacatatatattttagcAGATCGTAACACATATTATATGTGTGATCAGTggaaaaataaagaataatgtttttttttttcaatttaaaatcaaatgtttcaattttttaaatggAAATATtaagtgaaaaaaaaataaataaaaagataaatgtagaatataaaattaaatggtttaaaaatattttttgaaaaaaagctTTGTCAAAGtatgaaatattattttatctataattaataatatatggTTTTGTTTACTTTTGAGATATGATTGTGTGGAGATAACTTATAAGgtgattatttaaataaaaaaatagtgtAGGATATAGactattatatataaataatattatgttaaatgattaaaattgtgactaaaaaattacaatttttttcatttaactatgataaaagataaaaacttgtgtgagatggtcttattggtcatattttgtgataaagatctcttatttggatcatcgatgaaaaatattattttttatgctaagaatattactttttattgtgaatattggtagggttgaccagtctctcagataaagattcgtaaaactatctcacaagagacctactcatgatAAAAATGAAAGGAATGGGTGATATATAATGTGTGTTCTCATTTTCTTTACATTTATTATATGcatcatatattatttatttttactgtCATTAAAGATTAAAAATTATGTCCAAATCAAATTATTATCGGAaagtttaagaattttttttgttttttaaaacaaaCACCGGATTAATTGAGATTAATAGTCTTTTC
It contains:
- the LOC142536867 gene encoding uncharacterized protein LOC142536867 isoform X2, translated to MQVLSRWRIFVILEAPIAQSLRTATTANLLTTHYASFHSTDACFEKWKQKFNGDVGSNQQPSKDYIRYAVRQKRADTKKALKNLLFNGGCSTSKAEKPFSKIEADYGDQLNKKSRIRPARQARRAHHKKIKRKHRRENFLDDFDEYPERIFEATFGKRCFEWTFKPWEMGFDWRETLDWSKSSYQEHGGKSQIESDDESFIIGSYADRRILGLPTAGTLKIEDVKSAFHRSALKWHPDKHQGPSQADAEEKFKNCANAYKSLCNALATA
- the LOC142536867 gene encoding uncharacterized protein LOC142536867 isoform X1 — encoded protein: MQVLSRWRIFVILEAPIAQSLRTATTANLLTTHYASFHSTDACFEKWKQKFNGDVGSNQQPSKFFQDYIRYAVRQKRADTKKALKNLLFNGGCSTSKAEKPFSKIEADYGDQLNKKSRIRPARQARRAHHKKIKRKHRRENFLDDFDEYPERIFEATFGKRCFEWTFKPWEMGFDWRETLDWSKSSYQEHGGKSQIESDDESFIIGSYADRRILGLPTAGTLKIEDVKSAFHRSALKWHPDKHQGPSQADAEEKFKNCANAYKSLCNALATA